One part of the Sorangiineae bacterium MSr11954 genome encodes these proteins:
- the ureA gene encoding urease subunit gamma encodes MHLSPRDIDKLVLHQAGFLAQKRLARGVRLNYPEAVALLATQLLEWIRDGRSVAELMDLGRRVLGRRQVLPNVPEMLHEVQVEGTFDDGTKLVTVHDPIVREDGDLSLALYGSFLPVPDPAVFGATSEVEASPAGAISVAPGEVELYAGRRRTTLTVTSRGDRPIQVGSHYPFSRTNAALEFDRALAEGKHLDVPAGTAVRFEPGETRTVTLVDDATAASAARAAS; translated from the coding sequence ATGCATCTTTCGCCGCGCGACATCGATAAGCTCGTCCTGCATCAAGCCGGATTTCTCGCGCAGAAGCGCCTCGCACGCGGCGTTCGCTTGAATTACCCGGAGGCGGTTGCGCTGCTCGCCACCCAGCTGCTCGAGTGGATCCGGGACGGGCGCTCCGTGGCGGAGTTGATGGATCTCGGCCGGCGGGTCCTCGGGCGAAGGCAGGTGCTCCCCAACGTACCCGAAATGCTCCACGAAGTGCAGGTCGAGGGTACGTTCGACGATGGTACCAAGCTGGTCACGGTGCACGATCCCATCGTGCGCGAGGACGGCGATCTGTCCTTGGCGCTGTACGGCAGCTTTCTACCGGTGCCCGATCCCGCGGTCTTCGGCGCGACGTCCGAGGTGGAGGCGTCGCCCGCCGGCGCCATCTCCGTCGCACCGGGCGAGGTGGAGCTCTACGCGGGGCGGCGCCGCACGACCTTGACGGTGACCAGCCGCGGGGATCGGCCGATTCAAGTGGGGAGTCATTATCCCTTTTCGAGAACGAACGCGGCGCTCGAGTTCGACCGGGCGCTCGCCGAGGGAAAGCACCTCGACGTCCCCGCAGGAACGGCCGTGCGCTTCGAGCCGGGTGAGACGCGCACCGTGACCTTGGTCGATGACGCGACGGCGGCCAGCGCAGCTCGCGCGGCCAGCTGA
- a CDS encoding sigma 54-interacting transcriptional regulator yields MRTAVPPGEHTKVQTFEPRAKAAPCPHLMWRDLRGHHKVKLALRSTLLGSASGVSVVITDTTVSRLHAEIELREDGVWIRDLGSRNGTFVEGVLVSSARVADGSKVKLGVTELTVVYDGEQQPPELWPEESFGPLVGRTPVMRALFAYLANIAKADSPVLIQGETGTGKELVAQAIHEASPRVDRPFVIVDCAALPESLIESELFGHAKGAFTGATTARTGAIEAADGGTVFLDEIGDLPMSVQPRLLRALESSTIRRVGETSRRKVNVRFLSATHRDIRTMVNAGAFREDLYFRLAVLPVTVPPLREHLDDVPLLVERFLPRGVAASPELVSQLTKRPWLGNVRALRNFVHRAAVMGAKEALSFSDTAAEGRPIPSSRTAPPPSLVPTAGGPAPIPPSDFESSAFDADFKRFRETWIDAGEREYVRRLLARHDRNVSNAAREAGVDRTYLYRLIRKHLL; encoded by the coding sequence ATGCGCACCGCAGTTCCGCCCGGCGAGCATACCAAAGTACAGACGTTCGAGCCTCGGGCCAAAGCCGCGCCCTGTCCCCATTTGATGTGGCGCGACCTTCGGGGGCACCACAAAGTGAAGCTCGCGCTGCGCTCCACGCTCCTGGGCTCCGCCAGCGGCGTGAGCGTTGTGATCACGGACACCACCGTCTCCCGGCTCCACGCCGAGATCGAGCTGCGCGAGGACGGCGTGTGGATCCGCGATCTGGGCAGCCGAAACGGCACCTTCGTCGAAGGCGTCCTGGTATCGAGCGCGCGCGTGGCCGACGGCAGCAAGGTCAAGCTCGGGGTGACCGAGCTCACGGTGGTCTACGATGGCGAGCAGCAGCCACCCGAGCTCTGGCCCGAGGAGAGCTTCGGACCGCTCGTCGGCCGAACGCCGGTCATGCGCGCCCTCTTCGCCTATTTGGCCAACATCGCCAAGGCCGACTCCCCGGTGCTCATTCAAGGCGAAACGGGCACGGGGAAAGAGCTGGTCGCGCAAGCCATCCACGAAGCTTCACCGCGCGTCGACAGGCCCTTCGTCATCGTGGACTGCGCGGCGCTCCCCGAGAGCCTCATCGAGAGCGAGCTGTTCGGCCACGCCAAGGGCGCGTTCACCGGCGCCACCACCGCGCGCACCGGCGCCATCGAGGCGGCCGACGGCGGCACCGTCTTCCTCGACGAGATTGGCGATCTGCCCATGTCGGTCCAGCCGCGTCTCTTGCGCGCGCTCGAGTCGAGCACCATCCGCCGGGTCGGCGAGACCTCGCGCCGCAAGGTCAACGTCCGTTTCCTCTCGGCGACCCACCGGGACATCCGCACCATGGTCAACGCCGGCGCCTTCCGCGAAGACCTTTATTTCCGCCTCGCGGTCCTACCGGTGACCGTCCCCCCCTTGCGCGAGCACCTCGACGACGTCCCCTTGCTGGTCGAGCGCTTCTTACCGCGCGGCGTCGCCGCCAGCCCCGAGCTCGTGTCCCAGCTCACCAAGCGCCCGTGGCTCGGCAACGTCCGCGCCCTTCGCAACTTCGTGCACCGCGCTGCCGTCATGGGCGCCAAAGAGGCCCTCTCCTTCAGCGACACCGCCGCGGAAGGCCGCCCCATTCCCTCTTCGCGCACGGCGCCACCCCCGAGCCTCGTCCCCACGGCCGGCGGCCCCGCGCCCATTCCTCCCAGCGACTTCGAGTCCTCCGCCTTCGACGCCGACTTCAAACGCTTCCGCGAAACCTGGATCGACGCCGGCGAACGCGAATACGTCCGCCGCCTCCTGGCCCGCCACGACCGCAACGTCTCCAACGCCGCCCGCGAAGCCGGCGTCGACCGCACCTACCTCTATCGCCTCATCCGCAAACACCTGCTCTAA